The genomic interval TCTAAGGCAGCACTATGATAATGGTATTAACAGACTACAACTGGAAGTTCTGTAAAGACAAAAAACTTAAATGCGGTTGTGAACACCAGATAGAGTAAGAAATTGCCCAAACTTACTAAGGCAAGCAATAGCATCTATCGGAAATTCAACATTTCTAGTAATAAcagtctaaaaatataaataaacagaATGGAATAGTCATTATCAGCTAGATTACACTTGAGAATCTTGTCAAATAAAGACATAACAACTATTATAGATTTCACACACCCAATCAACAAAGAGGAATTAGCAAGTTATTGAAGTTCAGAGACTCTTACCATGTAACGGTGTATTTTAGATGGTCATGTGGCATCACTGAATGATGAATCAAAGTATTAACATCTTTTGGAATAGGATAAGGATTTGTTGGAGAAACATCTTCATTTATATCTTCTACATAAATTGTATTTTCAGGGAGCCCACATGCATGAGAAATCATGGGAACATCCACATAAAACCATTGGCCAACGCTGGGTTCATTTGCTGGAACAAATATGCTGGGCTTCTCACTTCCTCGGATAACTCCAATAACTCTTACAGGAGGTTTTACAGGTTTTTTGATCTGCAAAAGGCGAAAAAGCAAATTCATCAATTTTATGCATGAACACAGTGGTTTCCAAACCTAGGTGATTATCACAATACTATATTGACTCCCAAATGAAATAAAACCCAATAACTAAGATTTATTACATAATCAACATTATGcaaaccatcaacaactatgaCCAATAATCTAAAAGCAGGCCTAGTTAGagattcataaaaatattgataataggCTGCCACGTTGTTGTCATATACAATGAATTCATGTACCATGTTGCTGATAGGATATCAATGCATACAACATACATGGTAAATTGGCAACTTGACCTGATGAGCAAATCAGAGAGCACTGACATTTTTAAACAATAAGTCGGAAACTACGGAAACAAGGGATGCAAAATCACCTCACAGGATGGTTCAGGCTCCTTAGAGTTAGACCAAAACTTCCACCATGGACCTTGTCCATCTGTCTTGTTCTCAGCTTCTTTAATTTCTGCAACTTCACCAACACCCTGGTGGTCCTGTACATTCTTATCACGCCAGCCACGAGGAACCCACCCTCTATTCACAAGTATAGGTGGCAACAGACTGACAATATTTTGCagaaatataaactttttaagaaACATGGAAGAAAGACAATGGGGTTTTGTTTCTATTGTTGAAACAAGCAATACAGCATCAGTGCAactctatttctttttatgtgcTTTCTATGAGAGAacatcatctttttgcttaaaacaagcataagtgaaacagcttattagtgattaaaaattaatttatggatagaacttttacatacatgcttttagtgatctaaaaacaaatgttggaaaataaattatgacgaaaacccccaaaattaactccaaatttaagttttaaaattcaaattttggcttataagcataagctcaagtgaaaagatggggggCTAACATCAGGAGATAAAGTTAATTCAGAACTAATGATAGGATTGCAGCTTGTTCACATTTGCCAATACTGGTCCCAAAAACTCCAAGCATAGATAGATGGCATACTGCCAATAAAAGCTATTTCCCCACTGTAAGAGTATGGCTTGCACAGAGCTTCTCTATGGTAAAAACAGTTTTAAGTGAAAGTTTGAAGCATTAGGGCCTTTAAATGGCATTGATTTCCTCATAAATCAGTAATGAAGCTAACTATCGAAAAGCTTCTTTAAAAGGACAACAACTGCGAGACGGTGATCAGGTGGTTCATTTCTAAACCAAACTACAAATATGTATGATCCATTATAGCATGTACTAATGAGCTGTTGCCTTATCACTTGCCTACCACCATACAGGCCTTGGTGTGTTTTAAATGTTAATATTTGGCATTTTTTAGTTTGACATTTAAATGAGTGAAAACAACCTCAGTTCACTCCCTGCATGCTGATAGTTTCATccacaaaagaaaacatgggAGGGGCATACACACCAGACAGCTTTCAAATTGAAGAGTATCACAAACAATGAAACATTGACAAGTACAAGGACACAAAGTTAAGATTCtttcttttaatttaattgtaatGGCTCTGCACTATCATCAGATGATTTTTGATTGCCATAGTTGGTAGTCCATCATTCTTTGTACCGCTAAAGAAAACATCTTAATTTCAGTTCTATTGGACCAAATTATAATCCGCTACTTCCATTTTAGTCAGGTTCACATTTAAGCTCACCATTTCCCTATCCTAGCCTTGACAAGAACTCAAATCAAACTAATGACATCATTTTCAACGGAACTAAAAGTTTCACAGCAACGGCGCTACCATGTTTCCAACAACAGTTTACCTGCCATTCTCAGTAGGCCGGGGTACCAAGGGAGTGACCACATAATATCCATTCTCCGTCACACCAGAGATGCTCCGGGAGCGAGGCCCGACGAACACCGACTTCTCCTCGTCGAAATCACCCTCGGACACGATCTTCCGGAACTCCAGCGCGGCCGAATCGCCCCCGACACTGAGATCAGACGGAGCAATCTGGTTCCACGCAATGGGCTCCATCTCCAGCCTCCGCGTCCTGTAGTCCAGCATCTCTATCTGAGAAAGGGCGAGAAAACAACATAGCGTGAGGCCTCGCCCCCCTTCACCTAGGCAGAGAGAACGAGCAGAGGCAAGGGCCAACTAGGCCCGCGTGCGTTGCGTGCTCTGACCTTCTCCTGCCGCCGGAAGAGCTGCCATGTGCCGAGGCCGAAGGTGATGGCGCCGGGGGCGAAGAGGAAGAGCTTGGACCACGCGCCGGCCTCCTTTCCTGCCCCTGCGAGGGGAAACCGAACCTGGTTAGAgcgaggggggagggggggatcGCACCGGCGACTGGCGGAGGGTAGAGACCTGGGggtggcggcgtggcggcggaagGAGACGGCGGAGGTGGCTGGGAGGCGTGGGAAGTGGAGGGCCGGGACGGGAGCAGGcggtgcccgccgccgcgcagccgGGGGCGGAGGAGCTTggacagcgccgccgccatctttGAGGTGGGGGATCAGAGGCTTGGTCGGACCTACCTCCAGAGGAACGAGAGGTAGAGGTCAAAAGACTCAGGAGTCAATGCTGCTTGGGCTAGGtaaggcccgtttagttctcaattttttttctaaaaacatcacattgaatttttggacatctaaataaaacattaaatatagatgaactaaaaaactaattgcacagttatgaaagaaatcttgaaacgaatcttttgaaccaaattagtccatgattaaccataagtactacagtaaccaacatgtgctaatgacggattaattaggctcaaaagattcgtctcgcggtttctaggctagccgtgaaattcgtttttttatttgtgttcgAAAACcccatcaaacatttgatgtgagacttctcctaaaaattttcccaaTCTAAACATGTCGCACCTGGAGTTTTAGGTTTGTAGTGCCCTAAAATCACCCTAAGTTTAAAACATTGTTTAATCCGAATTTcgagaaattttaaaagatgaaGGAAGCCTCCAACAATTAAAAATGACCAATACTGAACTCAAATGGGCTTGTgggtatttttaataagttccCCATGCCTCAAAGTATGTAAGTAATTTTTACTGGAATTTTCAGAGCATTCTAGCTAATTTTAATGCAACAAAAACCATTAAAATAGTatactaaaaagaaaaatcaatttaaatctTCTCCCTCAACTTGGGCTGAAAGTTGGCCCAAGTCCTCCCACCCCTCCCTCTGGGCCCTCTCTCCTAACTGGCGGCCCAGCTCTCCCTTCCCCTTATTCTCTCCCTCTTGGGCCTTTTCCCGGCCcactccgcctcctcccggtgccgcccggcccagctagcCCATGGGAGAAACGCAGCACGCACTTGGTCGTCTTCTACCTCCAGACCGGCGTCGACGTCTCTCTCCCGTGAACCCTAACCAGTGTTGCCGCCCGGTTCACCTCCTCCCTAGCGGTTTCCCtccaaaataaatagaaaaacgGAAtccccacctctccctcttaATTTCCCCCTTAATTCCTCACTCAATCGTGACTTAAATCGCCAGTTTTCCTCACTCTTTATCTCGCCGGCGTTTTCATGGACGCAGTGAAGAAGCTGCTGGCGTTTCACCTCTCCCGTGACTTTCCACCTCCCGGGACCCAATAAAATGGAAccccctcgtcctcctccaacATTTGCTAGCCCTGGCCCGAGCTCTCGAGCTCCCCTCTGCCCTCCCACcatcttcctccctcctctccccgacGAACTTCGGCGGGCTTTTGCCGCTGCTCTGGACGGCTTCGGAGGACGTCGCCTGCACCGTTGAGTTCGTGTGATCGAGGAGAACACCGGCCAACCCTCTGTTCGCTGGAACAACAACTTTCCCCAGGAACCCGTCAAGCCACCAATCGTCGTCTTTTTCGTGGTAAGCCGACGATTTATCACCCATCATAGTTACTGTTGCAGCAACCGTCCCTTTCTCTTTTTATCCATTACTtattatccaaaataaaaagtcTAAGATAACGAATTCGCAAATTGTTCACCCGAAATAGTTTTTCTTGGCTATTTGAACTTCAAATAGGATATGTTAAAATCACTAATCCCCTCCAACGAATTAAAGAACCCATTTTTGTATTATTTGgttcttaattttattgttgtcTTAGCCGTTTTTGCTTCCTTTTGTCGTTGGTCATGTAGATTCCGCTGTTCTGGAAGACCCTCTCTTCGTAGCTGTGGAAGCATAAGAATTTTGGAGCGACCAAGGCAACTCAATCAtcccttgaacatattgatcccaatATTGTGAAAATCTACGTTGTTTTAATCCTTATGCATtggtttataaaattatataatgttcactgttttatttagttattattcCTATAATCTTTGCTTTATGACCAGTTTGATATTGTTTATCTATACCTTGTGAAACTtagtaaaattgtaaaataactAGTTTGACTCCCTATACGATGGACTCACTAGTTGCTTTAGGTTGGCTTATCCATGCTTAGATACAACATAGAATcactcttttatatttaaaatgtgGTAATAACTAAAATGTGGTTTAGATAATAAGATTATGGCTGGTATAGCCAGAACTTGATGGATCCCTAttcaaaattctaaaaattgtttttagggTGGGGCACGAGGTGCATGGTTGTGTTAGAAGCACCTCGGCCGATATAAGGACTGGTCTTCGGGCCTCTGTTGCGAAGCATATCAGTACAACCACATGTCTAATGGGTAAGGCCTGA from Oryza brachyantha chromosome 3, ObraRS2, whole genome shotgun sequence carries:
- the LOC102706823 gene encoding surfeit locus protein 1; its protein translation is MAAALSKLLRPRLRGGGHRLLPSRPSTSHASQPPPPSPSAATPPPPGAGKEAGAWSKLFLFAPGAITFGLGTWQLFRRQEKIEMLDYRTRRLEMEPIAWNQIAPSDLSVGGDSAALEFRKIVSEGDFDEEKSVFVGPRSRSISGVTENGYYVVTPLVPRPTENGSLLPPILVNRGWVPRGWRDKNVQDHQGVGEVAEIKEAENKTDGQGPWWKFWSNSKEPEPSCEIKKPVKPPVRVIGVIRGSEKPSIFVPANEPSVGQWFYVDVPMISHACGLPENTIYVEDINEDVSPTNPYPIPKDVNTLIHHSVMPHDHLKYTVTWYTLSAAVTFMAAKRIKAKKVKL